In Polyangium spumosum, the DNA window GCGGATGAAGCCCGTGGCCGGGTCGAAGAGGTTCCTGTGGCTCTTCGCGCGTTCGGTGAACATGGCCGCGTCGTCCGCCTTGCCGAGCGCCTTGGCGAGGAGGCCGAGCGCGAGGTCGTTGTGCGCGTATTCGAGCGTATGCGAGGCGGATCGGCCGATATTCGCGGGCACGTAGCCATGTTGCATGTACGGCACGGCGTGGTTCCGGCCGCCGCGCCCGCCGGGCGGATCGGCCGTGTCGGCGGCCGCGCGCCGGGCGATCTCGTACGCGCCCTCCGCGTCGAAATCGGTGACGCCCTTGATGTAGCTGTCCGCGAGCACCACGTCGGCGCTCGCCCCGATCATCGTGCCCGCCTCGCCCGTGGCGATGGGCCATTTCGGATAGAAGCCCGAGATATCGGCCATCGCGTGGAGCGATCGTACGGTGTCGAGCGCGGCCTCGGGCGCGACGAGCGAATAGAGGGGGGTCACCGTGCGGTAGGTGTCCCAGAGGGATTGATCGGTCAGGAAGGAAAAACCTTCCGCGATGCGCTCCTCCCCGCCGTAGAGGTACCGGCCGTCGACGTCGCTCGACGCGGTGGGCATGAGGAACGCGCGGTAGAGCGACGAATAAAACATGCGCCGCTCGGCCTCCGTGCCGCCCCAGATCGTCATGCGGCCGAGGAGATCGCCCCACGCCGCCGCCGTTTTCGCCCGCGTGCCGTCGAAATCCCAGCCCGGGAGCTCGGCCTCGAGGTTCTCCGTGGCGTTCTCCAGCGAGACGAACGAGAGCCCGATCGCGAGCTCGACCGCCGCGTCCGCGCCGAGATCAAACGAGAGCGCGAAGCCGACCTTCGTGCCGCTGCCGGAGACGCCCTCGGCGGGGGCGTCGCCGTTCGACCAGACCCGCGCGGCCTTCCACGGCGCGCGTGTTCGAGCATCAAAAAAGACGTCGTAGCCCCCGAAGCCCTTCGACATGCCGCCGACGTGGTGGAGCTTGCCGCGGATCCGCTGCGCCTCGGGCTCGAGCGTGAACTCGGCCTGCGTGACCTCGCCCCCGCTCAGGTGATGGTCGAGATCAAAGACGACGTGCCCCTCCTTCGTGCCCGCCGGATACCCGTGCCGGTGCTGCGCCGCGTGGCGCGTCGCCGTGAGCTCGCTGCGGATCGAGCCCCGATCGAGGGTGACCGCGTAATACCCCGGCGAGGCCGTCTCGGTCGCCTTGTCGAAGGGCGACTCGTAGCCGGGGGCGGAGAAGCGCGAATCCTCGAAGGCGTCGACCGCCATCACGCCGAGGACGCCATAATCGGTCGCGCCCGTGCCGTGCAGGTGCAGGTGCGAAAACATCCGGACCTGATCGTCGCCGGCCCAGTAGCCCGAGTAATGCAAAAAATTGATGGTGTCGTAGGGGCCGCGGGTATCGGGCCCGACCTTCGCCAGGCCGAACGGCGCGGCCGCGCCGGGGAACGCGCTGCCATTCGCGAAGCCGAACCCGCCGCTGCCGATCCGCGGATCAGCGTACGCGAGCGGATCCTCGACGCGCGTGGGCTTCGCCGTGGGCACCTCCTGGGGTTCGAGCGTGCACCCCGTTCCGCCGAGGACGTTCGTCAGAGCGAGCGCGAGGAGGGGCGCGAAGGATCGGTCGAGGCGAGGGCGCATACAAGGTGATGCGAGCACGAAGGAGCCCGAGCCGTCAACCCGAGCCTTGCGACGACGCGCGAGATCCCTTAGCGTGGATTTGGCGCTCGGTATGAATGACCTCATCGGCGGCCGATACCGGATCGAACGCAGGCTCGGCGCAGGCGGAATGGGTGCCGTCTACGAGGCCACCGATACGCAGGGCGGCGCGCGGGTCGCGGTGAAGGTCGTGACCGCGGAGGTCGCGAAGAACGAGGTGCTGCTCGGGCGCTTCGAACGCGAGGTGCGCGCGGCGCGTGGGCTCGACACGCCACACGTGGTGCGCGCGATCGACGCGGGGCGCGACGGCTACTCGGGCCTGCCGTTCCTCGTGATGGAGGTGCTCGAGGGCGAGGACGTGCGGGCGCTCCTGAAGCGCCTCGGCCCGGTGCGCCCGGATCTCGCGGTGCGGATCGTGGCGCAGGCGTGCCGCGGGCTCGAGGTCGCGCACGCGCAGCGCATCGTGCACCGCGACGTGAAGCCGGCGAACCTGTTCCTCGCGAGGAGCCAGGTGCCCGGCGAGCGCGTGGTCAAGATCCTCGACTTCGGCATCGCGAAGCTCGCGCCGGATCCGGAGAGCATGGCCGAGGCGGGTGAGCTGACGAGCCTGACGCAGACCGGCAGCATGCTCGGCTCGCCGCTCTACATGGCGCCGGAGCAGGCGCGCGGGCACAAGCACATCGACGGGCGCGCCGATCTCTGGTCGCTCGGCGTGGTGCTCTACCAGGCCCTCACGGGCGTGACGCCGCACCAGGACAGCGGCGCGCTCGGGGACCTGATCATCGCGATATGCACCGAGCCCGCCGAGCGCGTGGACAAACTCGCGCCGTGGGTCCCGCCCGAGGTGGCGGCGGTGGTGCACCGCGCGCTCGACCTCGATCCGACGGCGCGTTTCCAGAGCGCCTCGGAGATGCTCGCGGCGCTCGTCCCGCTCCTGCCCGCCGGCGAGGCGAACGCCGCGATCCACGAGGGGATGCTGATCCCGCTGCCGGGGCCGGAGCGCGCGCGGCTCTCAGTCCCGCCGCGCCCGCCGAGCGGAGCACCGACGCTCTCGGAACCGCCGCCTGCCCATCCGCGAGCTCCGGCCGCGGAGGCGGGTTCGCACACGCTCGCGGATCCCCCGACGACGCGCTGGTCGAGCGCAGGGCTCGGGATCTCGGCCGAGACGCCCGCGGCCATGCAGATCGGCGGGCCCGCGTCCGTGCCCGTCGCCATCACGCAGGCGACGCCGCCGAAGCGCCGCGCGGGCGCGCTGGCCGTCGTGGCCATGGCGGCGCTCGCCCTCGTCGTGGGAGGCAGCGTCGCCTTCGTGGGCCTGCGGGCGCCGGCGGCGGGGTCCGGGCAGGCCGCGGCAGGACAAACCAATCCAGGACAAACGCCGACCGGGATCACGAACACGACGTCGCCCGTCGAACCGACGGCCGCGGAGCCCGCGGCGACGGCGCCGGTCGAGGCGACAGCCGCGCCCAGCGCGGCGCCCGTGGCCCCGAGCGGCAGCGCATCCGGGCGCCTCGCGCCCTGGCCCAAGGCGACTTCGCGCGGAACCGCCGCGCCGAAGCCCACGGGCAAGAGCGACATTTACCTGGGTCGGTGACGCGTGTCCCTCGCACGTTGCTTTCGCGCCGCCCTCGGACCCGTCCTCGCCGCCTTGCTCGTGCTCTCGGGCGCGGGCCGCGCCTCGGCCGATGGGCTCGCGGACGAGGCCGAGCTCCATTTCCAGCTCGGCGCCGCCGATTACCAGAGGGGCGAGTACACGAGCGCGCTCGAGCATTTCCTGCTGTCGAACCGCCTCGTCCCGAACCGGCGCGTCGTCTTCAACATCGCGCGCTCGTTCGAGCAATTGAACAAATGGCCCGACGCGCACCGCTACTACGTCGACGCCCTCGCCGGGGAGACGGATCCCAACGCGATCGAGGCCTCGAAGGCGGCCATCACTCGCCTCGCGCCGTACGTGGCGATCCTCGACGTCGTGACGGATCCGCCGGGCGCGACCATTTACATCGACCGCAAGGATCTCGGCTCGCGCGGCCACGCGCCGCGCCCGCTCGCCGTGGCCGAGGGCAAATACCGCGTGATCGCCGAGCTCGCCGGGTACGAGCCCGCCACGAGCGAGGAGCTCGTGGCGAAGCGGGGGAGCGCGACGCGTGTCTCGCTTTCGCTCGCGCGGATCGTCGGCAAGGTGAAGGTCACGGTGACGGGAGCGCCGCGGGCGGCGGTGCGGGTCGACGCGGAGACGGGACCGCCCGCGTGTTTCGCGCCGTGCGAGCTCGCGCTGCCCCCGGGCAAACACGATCTGTACGCGACGGCCGAGGGCGCGACCGCGCCGGCGCGGCCGGTGAACGTCGTGGCCCGCGAGACGACCGCGGTGAGCCTGACGGTGCGGCCGCCGGTGGGCACGGTCGTCGTGGGGACGACGGAGCCGGGCGCGCTCGTGACCGTCGACGGGCGCGCGGCCGGTTTTTCACCCGCGGTCCTCCGCGAGGTGCCCGCGGGGCCACGCAAGGTGCGCGTGAGCATGCCCGGACACGCGCCCGTGGAGCGCGAGGTCGTGGTGCGGCAGGGCGAGCAGGTGGATCTCGGCACGCTCGACCTCGTCCCGCTGCGCGAGGTGACGGCGGCGTCGCGCTTCGCCGAGCGGATCGAGGACGCGCCGAGCTCGGTGACCGTGATCGACAGGCGCGAGCTCGCGGCGTTCGGATACCCGACGATCGCGGAGGCGCTGCGAGGCGTGCGGGGGATCGCGATCTCGAACGACCGGGCGTATGCGTCGGCCTCGATCCGGGCGATTGGCCAGCCAAACGATTATGGCAGCCGCGTGCTCGTGCTCTCGGACGGGCAGGCGCTCAACGACAACCTCCTGAACAGCTCGTACATCGGCTCCGACGCGCGGGGCGATCTGCACGATATCGATCGGATCGAGATCGTGCGTGGCCCGGGCTCGCTCCTGTATGGCGCGGGCGCATTCTCGGGCATCGTGAACCTCGTGACGCGCTCGCGGGAGGAGCCGACGGGCGTGCACGTGGGGGTCGGGAGCTACGACGGCGGGGTCTTGCGCGGTCGCGGCGGGTTTCACCTGCGGAAGGGGCAGGACAAGGGGATCTGGGCGAGCGGGTGGGGGGCCCATTCGGACGGGTTCGAGCTGGAGGTGCCGGTCACGGGCGCGCCCCAGCCGTTCCGAGCGCGCGGGGTCGAGGCCTTTCGAGCGGGCGGCACGGCCGGTCGCGCCTACTGGGGCCCGGCCACGTTGCAATGGTTCGTGCACCACCGGACGCAGGCGAGCCCGGTGGGCGGTTATGCCACCGAGCTAGGTAACCCGCGGACCTCGTTCGGCGATACGCGCATGATGGTGGAGGCGCGCTTCGAGCCGCGCCTCACGCAATCCTTGCAATTGCTCGTGCGGGCGCACGCGAACCGCTACACGTACGACGGGCTTTATGCCTTCGAGGGGGAGGTCGACAAC includes these proteins:
- a CDS encoding GH92 family glycosyl hydrolase yields the protein MRPRLDRSFAPLLALALTNVLGGTGCTLEPQEVPTAKPTRVEDPLAYADPRIGSGGFGFANGSAFPGAAAPFGLAKVGPDTRGPYDTINFLHYSGYWAGDDQVRMFSHLHLHGTGATDYGVLGVMAVDAFEDSRFSAPGYESPFDKATETASPGYYAVTLDRGSIRSELTATRHAAQHRHGYPAGTKEGHVVFDLDHHLSGGEVTQAEFTLEPEAQRIRGKLHHVGGMSKGFGGYDVFFDARTRAPWKAARVWSNGDAPAEGVSGSGTKVGFALSFDLGADAAVELAIGLSFVSLENATENLEAELPGWDFDGTRAKTAAAWGDLLGRMTIWGGTEAERRMFYSSLYRAFLMPTASSDVDGRYLYGGEERIAEGFSFLTDQSLWDTYRTVTPLYSLVAPEAALDTVRSLHAMADISGFYPKWPIATGEAGTMIGASADVVLADSYIKGVTDFDAEGAYEIARRAAADTADPPGGRGGRNHAVPYMQHGYVPANIGRSASHTLEYAHNDLALGLLAKALGKADDAAMFTERAKSHRNLFDPATGFIRARDESGAFVEDPYNPYSISDHYAEANGWHSLWAQHDIPGIAELLGGQEPFVEKLQRFFDESVADLEERPIEDTFASGAPRNAYWHGNEPDIHAAYGFAQVGRADLTQKYIRWVAKAHYNDGPGGLAGNDDGGTLSSWYLFTAAGFYPIPGTDRYILGAPFFPRMEILIRGATLVVEAPAVSDENIYVQSVTWNGKTLDKSEILHGDLAQGGALRFEMGPSPGSFGVTTP
- a CDS encoding serine/threonine-protein kinase; translated protein: MNDLIGGRYRIERRLGAGGMGAVYEATDTQGGARVAVKVVTAEVAKNEVLLGRFEREVRAARGLDTPHVVRAIDAGRDGYSGLPFLVMEVLEGEDVRALLKRLGPVRPDLAVRIVAQACRGLEVAHAQRIVHRDVKPANLFLARSQVPGERVVKILDFGIAKLAPDPESMAEAGELTSLTQTGSMLGSPLYMAPEQARGHKHIDGRADLWSLGVVLYQALTGVTPHQDSGALGDLIIAICTEPAERVDKLAPWVPPEVAAVVHRALDLDPTARFQSASEMLAALVPLLPAGEANAAIHEGMLIPLPGPERARLSVPPRPPSGAPTLSEPPPAHPRAPAAEAGSHTLADPPTTRWSSAGLGISAETPAAMQIGGPASVPVAITQATPPKRRAGALAVVAMAALALVVGGSVAFVGLRAPAAGSGQAAAGQTNPGQTPTGITNTTSPVEPTAAEPAATAPVEATAAPSAAPVAPSGSASGRLAPWPKATSRGTAAPKPTGKSDIYLGR
- a CDS encoding TonB-dependent receptor domain-containing protein; its protein translation is MSLARCFRAALGPVLAALLVLSGAGRASADGLADEAELHFQLGAADYQRGEYTSALEHFLLSNRLVPNRRVVFNIARSFEQLNKWPDAHRYYVDALAGETDPNAIEASKAAITRLAPYVAILDVVTDPPGATIYIDRKDLGSRGHAPRPLAVAEGKYRVIAELAGYEPATSEELVAKRGSATRVSLSLARIVGKVKVTVTGAPRAAVRVDAETGPPACFAPCELALPPGKHDLYATAEGATAPARPVNVVARETTAVSLTVRPPVGTVVVGTTEPGALVTVDGRAAGFSPAVLREVPAGPRKVRVSMPGHAPVEREVVVRQGEQVDLGTLDLVPLREVTAASRFAERIEDAPSSVTVIDRRELAAFGYPTIAEALRGVRGIAISNDRAYASASIRAIGQPNDYGSRVLVLSDGQALNDNLLNSSYIGSDARGDLHDIDRIEIVRGPGSLLYGAGAFSGIVNLVTRSREEPTGVHVGVGSYDGGVLRGRGGFHLRKGQDKGIWASGWGAHSDGFELEVPVTGAPQPFRARGVEAFRAGGTAGRAYWGPATLQWFVHHRTQASPVGGYATELGNPRTSFGDTRMMVEARFEPRLTQSLQLLVRAHANRYTYDGLYAFEGEVDNIETFAGTWMGGEARLVYSPSPRLRVTVGGEGQWHPEATLLGREDVNRATTEQYLEERRPYRFGAAYALAEGAPLSWLRLSGGLRIDVYSTFGAVFVPRMAIITRPAKGGTLKLMGGRAFRAPSIYEQLYNDNGQSHLKPRQDLDAEKIWSGELEYTQRFFEDWAALAAVHGSHIDGLIFTRPIDGGPTVEYANSSTGMLVLGADAEIRREWRKGWMLAATYGYQRATYLDPALSDPRVPNVPEHLAGFRGVVPIVPSIASLGLRATLEAPRLVAGGGATPTQVVADITVSGEVKSYGLRYVIGVYNLADRRVLVPVTDTFRSRTMPQNGRTFLVDLMGTY